GCTGCATATTTACAGCTTGGTGAATGTGCAATTACATTAAAGCCATCAGGTAAGTTGATTACTTTATCACTATGACTCATCCATACTGTTTGTTCTTCTGGAAGTTTCGTGAATAATGAGTGTGTTTCTGCAGTAATAACTGCTTTACCGTACTCACGTTCATTGGCACGTTCAACTGATCCACCTAGTAATTTCGTCATTAATTGCATACCGTAACAAATCCCCATTACAGGTACACCTAAATTGAAAATTTCAGGATCTACCGTAAACGAACCTTCTTCATAAACTGAATTCGGTCCACCAGAAAGGATAATCCCTTTCGGATTCATCTTCTTAATTTCTTCGATTGAAATCTCATGATCGTGAAGTTCTGAATAAACACCCATCTCACGGATACGTCGTGTGATTAACTGGTTATACTGACTTCCAAAATCAAGAACCAATATCAGTTCTTGTTCAAATGCCATTTCCATAGTTTGTTCTCCTTTTAGTTAAGTTAAGTTTATTATAATGTAATTTGTCGTTCGAAGATATTCTTACATTGAATAGTTTGGAGATTCTTTTGTGATTTGAACGTCATGTGGATGACTTTCGATTAATCCAGCACCTGTCATACGAATAAACATTGCTTCTTCACGTAAAGCTTCTAAGTCTTTTGAACCAGTATAACCCATACCGCTTCTTAAACCACCCATTAATTGGTATACAGTATCTTGTAATGCACCTTTATATGCGATACGTCCTTCAATACCTTCTGGAACAAATTTCTTCGCATCTTTATCTTCCTGGAAGTAACGGTCTTTAGAACCTTTTTCCATTGCACCTAAAGATCCCATACCACGGTATACTTTATATTGACGGCCTTGGAAAATTTCAGTATCCCCAGGTGATTCAGTTGTACCTGCAAGTAAAGATCCTAACATTACTGCATGTCCACCTGCAGCTAATGCTTTCGCGATGTCTCCAGAGAATTTAATACCACCATCTGCAATGATTGTTTTTCCGTGTTTCTTCGCTTCTGTCGCTGCATCGTAAATTGCAGTAATTTGAGGTACTCCGACACCTGCTACAACACGTGTCGTACAAATTGAACCTGGTCCAATACCAACTTTAACAACGTCCGCACCTGCTTCAATTAATGCACGTGTCCCTTCAGCTGTAGCAACATTACCAGCGATTAATGTGACATCAGGGAAATGTTTTTTAAGTTCAGTAACCATTTCTAATACACCTTTAGAGTGCCCGTGTGCTGTATCGATAACTAATGCGTCAGTTCCTGCTTCAACAAGCTTTGTTGCACGTGTAATCGTGTCTTTTGCAATACCTACTGCTGCTGCTACTAATAAACGTCCGTGCTCATCTTTTGCAGCATTAGGGAATTCAATGACTTTCTCGATATCTTTAATTGTGATTAACCCTTTTAAATGTCCTGTTTCATCAACAATTGGTAATTTTTCAATCTTATGTTTCTGTAACATCTTTTCAGCTTGCTCTAATGTCGTACCAACTGGTGCAGTTACGAGTTCTTCACTCGTCATAACGTCTGAAATTTTGATTGAATAATCTTCAATAAAACGTAGATCACGGTTCGTTAAGATTCCTACAAGTTTCATTTCTTCTTCGCTATTAACAATCGGCACACCAGAAATACGATATTTACCCATTAAATGCTCTGCAGCGAATACTTGCTCATCTGGTGTTAAATAGAATGGATTTGTAATAACGCCATTTTCTGAACGTTTAACTTTTTGAACTTCGTCAGCCTGTTGTTCGATACTCATATTCTTGTGAATAACACCTAGACCACCTTGACGTGCCATTGCAATTGCCATCTTCGCTTCTGTAACGGTATCCATACCTGCTGATAGCACTGGAATCTTTAAGTTTAAACGGTCTGATAAAGAAACGCTTAAATCTACAGTGTGTGGTAATACTTCTGAATGACCTGGCACTAATAATACATCATCAAATGTTAAACCTTCTTTTTGAAACTTGTTTTCCCACATAATTAACTTGACCTCCATATATTTTATTAAAATTTTAGTAGTTCTATTATTTCACATTTTCATGTATTTGTTTATCATTTAATCCGTTAAAAAATAAATTAAGGATAATAGCAGTAAATGTACCGATAACAATACCATTTTGTGTCAACCATTCATAATCGCTGCCGAACTTGCTGAACGCTTCTGGAACGGTTGTAATCCCTAGTCCAATACCTACAGATACTGCGATAATTAACAGATTATCTTGTCTTGTGAAATCAATGGCACCAAGCATCTTTACACCGTATGCCATGACCATACCAAACATTGCAATCATTGCGCCTCCAAGTACAGATGTCGGAATGATTGTCGCAATTGCACCGAGCTTCGGGATCGATCCACATAACAATAATAAACCGACCATCCCATACATTACTTTATTTGATTTCACACCTGATAATGAAACAAGTCCTACGTTTTGTGAATATGCCGTATAAGGAAATGCATTGAAGATAGATCCTAATACAATTGCAATTCCTTCAGCACGATAGCCTTTAGATATATCTTTTCTATCTATTTTTGTTTTTGTAATCTCACTCAGCGCTGAATAAACACCTGTTGATTCGATCAAACTGACGATTCCTACAATAACAAATAATAAAATTGAACCTAACTCAAATTTAAATCCTGCAAATCTAAATGGTTTCGGTAATTCGAACCAATTCGATTCATGCACTGCGCCTAAGTTTACTAATCCAAAGAATGAAGCAATTATTGTACCGATGACTAAACCGAGCAATATCGCAATTGAACGGATAAATCCTGTAGATAGTCTATGGATGACTAATATAATGATTAAAGTGATTAAACCTAATAATATATTAAGCGGTGCGCCGTAATCTTTACTACCTTGTCCACCTGCCAGGTTATTCATCGCAACTGGCATTAACGTAATCCCGATAATCGTTACGACACTACCTGTTACTACTGGCGGGAATATCTTTACAAGATATGAAAAGAACGGTGAAATAAGTACGATAATTATCCCTGAAGCAAAGAGTGATCCGTAAAGGACATCTATTCCGTGTTTTGAACCTACCATGATCATTGGAGTTACAGCAGTAAAGGTACATCCAAGTACTACAGGTAAGCCAATTCCAATAC
Above is a window of Macrococcoides canis DNA encoding:
- a CDS encoding nucleobase:cation symporter-2 family protein, which gives rise to MKNLLLSLQHLLAMYAGAIIVPIIVGHALGFSAQETAYLVSVDIFMCGVATFLQVYKGIGIGLPVVLGCTFTAVTPMIMVGSKHGIDVLYGSLFASGIIIVLISPFFSYLVKIFPPVVTGSVVTIIGITLMPVAMNNLAGGQGSKDYGAPLNILLGLITLIIILVIHRLSTGFIRSIAILLGLVIGTIIASFFGLVNLGAVHESNWFELPKPFRFAGFKFELGSILLFVIVGIVSLIESTGVYSALSEITKTKIDRKDISKGYRAEGIAIVLGSIFNAFPYTAYSQNVGLVSLSGVKSNKVMYGMVGLLLLCGSIPKLGAIATIIPTSVLGGAMIAMFGMVMAYGVKMLGAIDFTRQDNLLIIAVSVGIGLGITTVPEAFSKFGSDYEWLTQNGIVIGTFTAIILNLFFNGLNDKQIHENVK
- the guaB gene encoding IMP dehydrogenase; the encoded protein is MWENKFQKEGLTFDDVLLVPGHSEVLPHTVDLSVSLSDRLNLKIPVLSAGMDTVTEAKMAIAMARQGGLGVIHKNMSIEQQADEVQKVKRSENGVITNPFYLTPDEQVFAAEHLMGKYRISGVPIVNSEEEMKLVGILTNRDLRFIEDYSIKISDVMTSEELVTAPVGTTLEQAEKMLQKHKIEKLPIVDETGHLKGLITIKDIEKVIEFPNAAKDEHGRLLVAAAVGIAKDTITRATKLVEAGTDALVIDTAHGHSKGVLEMVTELKKHFPDVTLIAGNVATAEGTRALIEAGADVVKVGIGPGSICTTRVVAGVGVPQITAIYDAATEAKKHGKTIIADGGIKFSGDIAKALAAGGHAVMLGSLLAGTTESPGDTEIFQGRQYKVYRGMGSLGAMEKGSKDRYFQEDKDAKKFVPEGIEGRIAYKGALQDTVYQLMGGLRSGMGYTGSKDLEALREEAMFIRMTGAGLIESHPHDVQITKESPNYSM